A window of the Zeugodacus cucurbitae isolate PBARC_wt_2022May chromosome 4, idZeuCucr1.2, whole genome shotgun sequence genome harbors these coding sequences:
- the LOC128921450 gene encoding uncharacterized protein LOC128921450: protein MSAAQPHQQSRRHSLNAYFSFVEPTKTTPANKKSNGGDESSQRSAELESMQRTQSAEAEVNSNRATTNALIATSMQVPTSTRLTKENKKEGENVQCKKGPSIQTGIDRYINTKRKSSPIKSAVNNKKFQAGTPNGKKPDILIGNRFALLSREPNDDAKGTTAAVNAKPPPIYLRERSSNALVSKLSNLIGTNNFHIVPLKKGNIDET from the coding sequence atgagtgctgcgcagcctcaccagcaAAGCCGTAGGCATTCCTTAAATGCCTACTTCAGTTTTGTggaaccaacaaaaacaactcctgccaacaaaaaaagcaacggCGGTGATGAGTCATCGCAGCGATCAGCTGAATTGGAATCGATGCAAAGGACGCAGTCGGCAGAAGCAGAAGTAAACAGCAatcgcgcaacaacaaatgcgctgaTAGCGACAAGTATGCAGGTACCAACAAGCACTcggttaacgaaggaaaacaaaaaagaaggtGAGAATGTACAATGCAAGAAAGGACCATCTATTCAGACtggtattgaccgctacatAAACACAAAAAGGAAATCTAGTCCAATTAAATCAGcggtcaataacaaaaaatttcaagcagGCACGCCAAATGGTAAAAAGCCAGACattttaattggcaatagattTGCCTTACTGAGCAGGGAACctaacgacgatgcgaagggtactaCTGCAGCAGTGAATGCCAAACCTCCTCCAATCTAtttgcgtgagcgtagctcaaatgcgctTGTCTCCAAATTGAGCAATTTAATAGGCacgaacaattttcatatagtgcctttaaaaaaaggtaacATAGATGAAACGTAA